The window GTCGACGCGCTTGTCGTCGAACTTCCTGCGGAAGCTCTCCGCGGCGAGCGATTCGAAGGTCTGCAGATCCTTGTCGCGAACATGGGCCAGCATGAATTCGCGGAACGGATCGGTGATCTTCAGATAGGCCTCTTCCTCCGAGATCTCGTTCTTCATCAGCGGCTGGATGCCGGTCTCCCAGGCGCGGTCGAAGGTCGGCGCCATCACGTAGAAGGTCATGAACAGCGCGAGGCTGATCAGCACCAGATTGGCCGGCGTGGTCTGGAGGCCGAGACCGGCGCGCAGGAACGACAGCGCCACCGCAAATCGCGTGAAGCTCGTCACCATGATGAGCAGTCCCGGCGCCACGGACAGCACCGTGATCACCGCCATCAACTGGATGATCCGGCCGCTGGTCGAGCCGTTGCCCGGCGGCAGCAGCGAATTGAGGTCCGGAATCTGGGCCAGTGCCACTTCGGGCAGCACGACCAGGAGCAACGCAAGCAGCAGGACTCTCAGTTTCACTGAATCACCAACGTCTCAATGATCAATTCGCGGATCTTGCCCGAGGAGCGGATATTGGCGCGTTCGGTCAGGTCGTCGCGCAGATGCTGAAGCCCGCGCGATCCCTCGAACTGCGCAACCGTCGCCGACCGCAGATAGGTGACGATGTCCTCGCTGATATGGGCCGCCAGGATGCCGGCATCCTCGTCGCTCATGCTGTCGGTCACCATGGAAGCTTCGATGCGGGCCCAGTTGTTGGCCGGCGCGCCGAGATTGGTCACGATCGGCGACAGCTTCCTGAGCCGCGCGCTGCCGGCGTAGCTCGAGGCAAGAGGCGGCGGCGTGGCGGTTTTCTTCGCATCGGCGACGCGTTCGGCGGCCGCAAACAGATGCAGGCCTGCAAGCGCGCCCGCGCCGATCGCGACCAGGGTCAGCACCAGGACGGCCGCAATCAGGCGCATGACGTCCCCTGCCCTCGTGACGCGGCCCGACGGTCGCGCATCTCAGAACGGTGCCACGGCGTCATAGATCCGATGTCCCCATCCAGGCTGCTGCACGTCCGAGAGATTTCCGCGGCCGCCATAGGCCACGCGCGCCTCGGCAATCTTCTCGTAGGAGATCGTGTTAGTTCGCGAGATATCGCGTGGACGCACGATGCCGCCGACGTTGAGCACGCGCATTTCCGTGTTGACTTTGAATTCCTGCGAGCCGCTGATCATCATATTGCCGTTCGGCAACACGTCGGTGACGATGGCTGCGATCGACAGTTTGATATCCTCTGTGCGGTCGATCTGGCCGTTGCCCTTGATCTGGGTGTTGGTGTTGAGGTTGGCGCTCGTCGAGCCCTTGTCCTGCCATCCCGCGACGTCCATCAGCCAGTCGAGTCCGAACTTGATCTGCGAATCGCGCGAACGGCCGGTCTTGTTGTCGAGCTTGGCCTTGTCCTGCATCGAGATGATCACCGTCACGACGTCGCCGACGCGCCGGGCGCGGGGATCGCGGTAGAGGTCGGTGCCGTCGTCCCAGGTCGAGCGATAGCTGACGGGCGAGTGCATGCGGGGCGTCACGGGAATCGGATCGGCCTGCGTCCTCAGGCCGCTCCCGACCGGCGACAATCGCGGGCCAGTCAGGACCTCGGCCGGATCAGTGACGCATCCGGCAAGCGATAACAGCGACAGGATGAGGATCAGATTCTTCATCTATTTGGTCTTTCCGTCATCCACGCGACGCATTCCGCCGAGCAGATCGGCGAGGTGCGCCGCGCGCCCCGTCTCCATCTCGTTGAAGATTGCGCTCGAGCTCCTCGGGCTGAGCTTTGCGAGCACGGCCGCAGCCGTCTCGTCCGCCATCCCGGCGATCTGGGTTGCGGCGGCGTCCGGCTTCATGCGCGAGTAGATCTCGACGACGCTCGCTTCGGCCTTCTTCAGGAAGTCGTCGCGCAACGCCATCCACTTCTCATATTCCGCGCGCTTGGCCTCGACCTCGGCGATCCGCTCGCGCAGCTGGTTCTCGGCCTTCTCCAGCTCCTTGAGCTGCCAGGCCAGTCTTGCATCGACGGCGGGGTCGGCGACATTGCTGCAGAACAGGGCGACTTCGTTGTCCGCGGTTGCAGCGGCCGGGGGTGGCACCGGCTTCGGCGGCGCCGTGACGCTGCCGGGCTTGGCCGGTCGCGGCGCGGCTGTGGGTGCCGGCGCGGGCTTCTCGGAGGCCGGCACGGCAGCCGTGGTCGCCGGTCCCGAATCCTCGGCTGCCCACGCCGTCGCCCGCATCGACGCATTGTCGCTCGGGATCGACGAGATCGGCTTCTGCGAGCCAGGCGCGCGGGCGCGCGCGAAGGACAGCAGGTTGAGCGGCTTCGACGGCTTGGCCTCATCCAGCGCCAGAACGGGCGAAGCGCTCGCGAGCGCGGAGGCCGCGACCAGGAGGAGGAGTTTAGCTTTATGATCCAGCTTCAACATCGGTCCGCGTGCGATTCTCGGTCGAGAGAGCATTGAGCGACCAAGCTTGCAGGGCGCTTGCGCGTCATTGCACGATGACATCCGCCTGGAGGGCGCCGGCCGTCTTGATCGCCTGGAGGATCGCGATGATGCCGGATGGTTTCAGGCCGATCTGGTTCAGGCCGCGCACCAGGCGCTGGAGATCGACGCCGCTCAGGATCGCCACCTGCGATCCGGCCTCGTTGGCCTCGACCACGGTCTGGGGTACGACCACCGTCTGCCCCTTCGAGAAGGGCGCCGGTTGCGATACCACGGGAAGCTCGGTGACGCGGACCGTCAGATTGCCGTGCGTCACGGCAACGGTCGATATCCGTACGTCGCGTCCGATCACTACCGTGCCGGTACGCTCGTTGATCACCACCCGCGCCGGCGTGTCCGGCTCGACGGTCAGCTCGCCGATTTCGGCGAGGAAGCGGACCGGGCCGATGTGGCGCGGCTTCGACAGCACGATGGTGCGGTAGTCGCGCTCGAAGGCGATCTGCGCGCGGTAGCGTCCGCCTGCGTAGCGATTGATGGCGTCGAGGATTCGCGTTGCGGTGACGAAGTCGGGGTTCTTGAGCTCCAGCACAAGATACTCCATTTCATGGAGACTACCCTGCACCTCGCGCTCGACCAACGCGCCGTTCGGGATGCGGCCCGCGGTCGGCGTGCCCTGGCTGACGTTCTGGGCCTGGCCTCCGACGCTGTAACCGGCGACCGTGACCGCGCCTTGCGCCACTGCATAGACCGCGCCGTCCGCCGCGCGCAGCGACGTCATCACCAGCGTGCCGCCGAGCAGCGAAGTCGCATCGCCGAGCGACGACACCGTCACGTCCATGCGCTCGCCCGCACCGATCGAGGGCTGCAGGTCCGCGGTCACCATCACGGCCGCGACATTGCGCGTGCGCAGCGTCGTCGGACGCGGCGGATTGTTGGTGCTCGTGGTCTCGTTCCTGACATTGATGCCCATGTTCTCGAGCATCGATTGCAGGGACTGCTCCGTGAACGGCGCATTGCGGAGCGTGTCGCCGGTGCCGTTCAGGCCGATGACGAGGCCGTAGCCGACGATCTGGTTTTCGCGCAATCCCTTGATATCCGCGATGTCCTTGATGCGGACGGCGGCCTGGGCGCTGGCGGCGGAAACGAGCAGGACGAGCGCAAGCAGGACTCTGGTCATGACCCGTCCACGACCTTGACGGTGCCGTCCGGCTGGACGATGCCCCTGATGATCACGCCCGTATCGGTGTTACGTATCGGGATGAGCGCACCGGGCGCGCCGGACTGCATCGCTGCGCCGTAGGTCACGATCGACAGGCCGCTGTCTTCGACCACGACCTTGACCATCGCGCCGCGAGCGACCGTCCAGGGATCCTCCACCGAGTTGGTCGGGATCGGTTGGCCGGGGAGCAGCGCGCGGCGCGCCATGCGGCCGACCAGGACCTGGCGTCCTTCGATGAACATGGCGACGCCGAGCACGTTGGACGCGAAGGCCCGCTCGGTGATCATGTCGTCCCGGATCAGCTCGCCGGCGCGGATCGAGACGGCCGGCACGGGAAGCCGCTTCTCCTCGGCCGCCGCGACTCGCGCGAAGACGAGAACCAGCAGCACGGCGGCCAACCCGCGCTTGATCGAGCCCATCCTGTTCAACATGGATACACCGGAACTAGCGCATGCCCTTCGAGACCGTCTGGGCCATTTCATCCGAAGCCTGGATGACCTTGGCATTCATTTCGTAGGCGCGCTGGGCAGAGATCAACTCAGTGATCTCCTTGACCGGATCGACGTTCGAGGCTTCGAGATATTGCTGGTTGATCTTGCCGTAGCCGGAATCGCCGGGCAGCCCGACCACCGGCGTGCCGGACGCCGTGGTCTCGCGATAGAGATTGCTGCCCAGCGGTTCGAGGCCAGCCTCGTTGGCGAAATTGGCGAGATTGAGCTGGCCGATCTGCCTCGGGTTCACTTCCGTATCCAGCTTGGCAAACACCTGTCCGGTCTGGTTGACCGTGACCTGGACCGTTCCCTGCGGCACCGTGATTGCGGGATCCAGCAGATAGCCGTCGGTCGTGACGAGCTGGCTGTTGGCATTGGTGTTGAACGAGCCGGCGCGGGTATACTGCACCTCGTTGTTCGGGCCGAGCACCTGAAACCAGCCGCGGCCGTTGATCGCCATGTCGTAGGGATTGCCGGTCTGCGTGAGCGCGCCCTGGATGTGCAGCTTGCGGATCGCCGCCGACTTGACGCCGAGGCCGAGATTGGCGCCTTCCGGAATCGGAGAGGAGCCGCTGGTGTTGGCAACGCCCTGCATGCGGTCCATCTGGTAGAACAGATCGGTGAACTCAGCACGCGCCCGCTTGTACGAGGTCGAGTTGATGTTGGCGATGTTGTTCGCGATGACTTCGATGTTGGTCTGTTGGGCGTTCATGCCCGTGGCCGCGATGGCAAGCGATTTCACAGCGTCACTCCTTGATCAGATCGACATCCGAACGACTTCTTGGTAGGCTTGCACGACCTTGTCGCGAACTGCGACCGCCGTCTGCAAGGCCTGCTCGGCCGACATCAGCGCCTCCACGACGCGCCGCGTCGATTCCTTGCCCTGCATTGCCGAGATCGAAGCCGCCTCGCCCGCCTTCAGCGTCCCTATCGCGTCCGTCGTCACCTGCTTCATGACGGATTCGAATCCGACGTCGCCGCCGGATTGGATCGCGGGCGTCGCCGTCGACGAGACCGCCTGCGCCTCGGTCGCGCGGCTCGCCGCCTGCGCATTTGAGATCGCCGTTGATGAAATTGCCTCAAGCATTGTCAGCTCCTCAGCAGGTCGATGGTCATGCCCAGCATCGACCTCACCTGTTTCACGACCTGCAGATTGGCTTCATAGGAGCGGTTGACTTCCCGCATGTCCGCCATCTCGATCATCATGTTGACGTTCGGCAGCTTGACATAGCCGGCCTTGTCGGCGGCGGGATGCCCCGGCTCGTACTCCACGCGGTACGGCGTGGTGTCGACCCCGATTTCCTTGACCTTCGCCAGCTGCGCGCCCGAGGCGCGGTCCATCGCGGCATCGAAGGTGATCGTCTTGCGTTGATACGGATCGGCGCCGGCGACGCGCCCCGTCGACGTCGCGTTGGCGAGGTTCTCCGAGACGATGCGCATGCGCGTCGACTGTGCTTCGAGCCCGGAGCTCGCGACCGTCAACGAGGATTGCAGTGAGTCCAGCATGTCAGTTCACCTCAGGTCTTCGCGCTCGACAGCAGCATGCGGTGAAACGACCGCACGACCGCCGAGTTCATCGAGTAGTCGCGACTGACGTCGCTGCCCTTGATCATTTCCTGCTCGAGACTGACGGAGTTGCCGGAGTGAACCACGTCCCAGCTGTCCTTCTTCGCGGTTGCCCGCGTGTCGCTCTCGGCAGCGGAGAGTTGCATGTGCGACGGCGACGTGGTCGCCAGTCTCACCGGCGTGCTGTCGAGCACCTTGTTGAAGGGCTCGACGTCGCGCGCCTTGAATCCCGGCGTGTTGGCGTTGGCGACGTTGGTGGCAATCGTCGATTGGCGGAGCTCGAGGTATCGCGCCTGCGACGATGCGAGTTCGAAGAGATAGAGCGGTCCCACGGCAGCACCATTCTGGTTCAGACGGTGTAACCTTAGGGTCGCAAGCTTTCGTCAGGCTGATGGAAGGGACGCCGTCCTCGGAATTCTACTGGACCTTCTCGGACCGCGGCGTCTGCTTGGACTGCAGGAAGTAGATGATCTCGGCGACCGGCCGGAAGAACTCCGCCGGAATCACCTGGTCGACCTGAACCGCCTCGTAGAGCGCGCGCGCCAGCGCCTTGTTCTCGATCACCGGAATCCGGTTCTGCTCGGCGACTTCGCGGATCTTCAGCGCAATCACGTCCATGCCCTTCGCCACGACGATCGGCGCCGGATTTTCCTCGCGATTGTAGCGCAGTGCGATCGCGAAGTGGGTCGGGTTCG of the Bradyrhizobium sp. WSM1417 genome contains:
- the fliP gene encoding flagellar type III secretion system pore protein FliP (The bacterial flagellar biogenesis protein FliP forms a type III secretion system (T3SS)-type pore required for flagellar assembly.) → MKLRVLLLALLLVVLPEVALAQIPDLNSLLPPGNGSTSGRIIQLMAVITVLSVAPGLLIMVTSFTRFAVALSFLRAGLGLQTTPANLVLISLALFMTFYVMAPTFDRAWETGIQPLMKNEISEEEAYLKITDPFREFMLAHVRDKDLQTFESLAAESFRRKFDDKRVDMRVIIPAFMISELRRSFEIGFLIILPFLVIDMIVATLTMSMGMMMMPPTILALPFKMLFFVLIDGWNLLASGLVRSFS
- the flgG gene encoding flagellar basal-body rod protein FlgG, giving the protein MKSLAIAATGMNAQQTNIEVIANNIANINSTSYKRARAEFTDLFYQMDRMQGVANTSGSSPIPEGANLGLGVKSAAIRKLHIQGALTQTGNPYDMAINGRGWFQVLGPNNEVQYTRAGSFNTNANSQLVTTDGYLLDPAITVPQGTVQVTVNQTGQVFAKLDTEVNPRQIGQLNLANFANEAGLEPLGSNLYRETTASGTPVVGLPGDSGYGKINQQYLEASNVDPVKEITELISAQRAYEMNAKVIQASDEMAQTVSKGMR
- a CDS encoding flagellar basal body-associated FliL family protein, with the protein product MRLIAAVLVLTLVAIGAGALAGLHLFAAAERVADAKKTATPPPLASSYAGSARLRKLSPIVTNLGAPANNWARIEASMVTDSMSDEDAGILAAHISEDIVTYLRSATVAQFEGSRGLQHLRDDLTERANIRSSGKIRELIIETLVIQ
- the flgB gene encoding flagellar basal body rod protein FlgB is translated as MGPLYLFELASSQARYLELRQSTIATNVANANTPGFKARDVEPFNKVLDSTPVRLATTSPSHMQLSAAESDTRATAKKDSWDVVHSGNSVSLEQEMIKGSDVSRDYSMNSAVVRSFHRMLLSSAKT
- a CDS encoding flagellar hook-basal body complex protein FliE: MLEAISSTAISNAQAASRATEAQAVSSTATPAIQSGGDVGFESVMKQVTTDAIGTLKAGEAASISAMQGKESTRRVVEALMSAEQALQTAVAVRDKVVQAYQEVVRMSI
- the flgI gene encoding flagellar basal body P-ring protein FlgI; its protein translation is MTRVLLALVLLVSAASAQAAVRIKDIADIKGLRENQIVGYGLVIGLNGTGDTLRNAPFTEQSLQSMLENMGINVRNETTSTNNPPRPTTLRTRNVAAVMVTADLQPSIGAGERMDVTVSSLGDATSLLGGTLVMTSLRAADGAVYAVAQGAVTVAGYSVGGQAQNVSQGTPTAGRIPNGALVEREVQGSLHEMEYLVLELKNPDFVTATRILDAINRYAGGRYRAQIAFERDYRTIVLSKPRHIGPVRFLAEIGELTVEPDTPARVVINERTGTVVIGRDVRISTVAVTHGNLTVRVTELPVVSQPAPFSKGQTVVVPQTVVEANEAGSQVAILSGVDLQRLVRGLNQIGLKPSGIIAILQAIKTAGALQADVIVQ
- the flgA gene encoding flagellar basal body P-ring formation chaperone FlgA, whose amino-acid sequence is MLNRMGSIKRGLAAVLLVLVFARVAAAEEKRLPVPAVSIRAGELIRDDMITERAFASNVLGVAMFIEGRQVLVGRMARRALLPGQPIPTNSVEDPWTVARGAMVKVVVEDSGLSIVTYGAAMQSGAPGALIPIRNTDTGVIIRGIVQPDGTVKVVDGS
- the flgC gene encoding flagellar basal body rod protein FlgC produces the protein MLDSLQSSLTVASSGLEAQSTRMRIVSENLANATSTGRVAGADPYQRKTITFDAAMDRASGAQLAKVKEIGVDTTPYRVEYEPGHPAADKAGYVKLPNVNMMIEMADMREVNRSYEANLQVVKQVRSMLGMTIDLLRS
- a CDS encoding MotE family protein, whose amino-acid sequence is MLKLDHKAKLLLLVAASALASASPVLALDEAKPSKPLNLLSFARARAPGSQKPISSIPSDNASMRATAWAAEDSGPATTAAVPASEKPAPAPTAAPRPAKPGSVTAPPKPVPPPAAATADNEVALFCSNVADPAVDARLAWQLKELEKAENQLRERIAEVEAKRAEYEKWMALRDDFLKKAEASVVEIYSRMKPDAAATQIAGMADETAAAVLAKLSPRSSSAIFNEMETGRAAHLADLLGGMRRVDDGKTK
- the flgH gene encoding flagellar basal body L-ring protein FlgH — protein: MKNLILILSLLSLAGCVTDPAEVLTGPRLSPVGSGLRTQADPIPVTPRMHSPVSYRSTWDDGTDLYRDPRARRVGDVVTVIISMQDKAKLDNKTGRSRDSQIKFGLDWLMDVAGWQDKGSTSANLNTNTQIKGNGQIDRTEDIKLSIAAIVTDVLPNGNMMISGSQEFKVNTEMRVLNVGGIVRPRDISRTNTISYEKIAEARVAYGGRGNLSDVQQPGWGHRIYDAVAPF